The Cuculus canorus isolate bCucCan1 chromosome 26, bCucCan1.pri, whole genome shotgun sequence genomic sequence TATGGAGATAGCAGGTGTTGGGTACACCAGGGACACGTGTACATGGTGGCTGCAGGGATACAGGGACAAGGGGATCttggggatgcagggacacTAGAGTTTGGAGACTTGAGGGACCTGGACATTTGGGTGGTTTGGGGACATGGAGACACTAGGGACATCCAAGGTACGGGGACTGTGGAGATGGTAGGGGTGGGGGACACCAAGGACATGTGGGCATGGTGGCTGCAGGGATACTGGGATTAGGGGACCTCGGGGATGCAGGGGCTTGGGGACATGAGGGacccagggctgggagctgtTTAGGGCCATGGGGACAgcggggctgtggggacactggggacccAGTGATGGTCGTTGCCGCAGGCCCGGATTCCCAGTCACGTTGGGCCTGGATGCTCATGTGAGGACCAGGGCTCCTCGGTCACcttgcacccatgggtgctgccaCAGCCTCTGTGGACATTGCAGGACAGTGGCAGTGCCCCGCGGGGCAGAGGCCGCTTGTGGAATGGGTGGCCCCGCAGGATGCTGGGTGGAGTGGCATCATACAAGGGTGCTGGGGACATATTcctgccacagccctgccctgtgtGTCCCCTCCTGGTCCCTGGCATCACACCCAGAGCAGGGAGACACCGGGTTCAGCACTGACGCTTTATTTGCCAGTGCTCAGGCACAGGATGGATGAGAGATGCGTGGGCATGGGGACcctgggggacagagggggacatGGTGTGGAAATGAGGAGGGACAGAGGCAGCGTGGGCATGGGGACTGTGTGAGCATTAGGTCAGCGTGGGCATGGGGACAGTGTGAGCATTAGGACAGCGTGGGCACAGGGCCAGCACAGGTATGGCACAGGTATGGGGACAGCATGAGCACAGGTTTGTGGGCTTGAGGGGAAAGACAGTGATGGTGACGGATGGCACGGGAAGGGGAGTGACACGGGCGTGGAATGGGGATGGCATGGGTGACACAACGATAAGgatggcaggggatgggggtgacacagggatgggggtggCAGGGAAGAGCTGAGCAGGCACGGGCGAAGGCAGGGAGGTGACAAGCCGGCATGAACCCGGTGCTACGCTGTGCCAGGCGCTGGCCCTGTGGGCACCTTCTCTCTCACTTCCAGCTGGTGAAGAACTGCTTGAAGAGGGGTGTCTCGCGGCCCTGGGGCAGGATCTCCACCTGCCAGGACAGGGACgggcaggggacagggacagagatGGGGTGACATCGCCTGTGCCAGCCCTGGGCACCACTTGGCGCCTGCACACACCTGTGTCTGGGGCGAGTGTCCCATGCGGGCGATCACCTCCTCAGCCACCTTCAGGGCCGCCTGGTGCTCCTGCTCATTGGCCTTGTGCCCTGcggatggggacatcagggcCACAGCAGGGCTGGCCCCTGGCCCCATGCCTTCTGCTGTCCCTCTCCCCGGGCACCTTTCCAGACGTAGACTTTGCCACCGGTTCCGTTGTCCAGCACGAAGCAGTCGTCGGAGCAGAGCAGGTTCTGGCTGAAGGGGCTGCTCACAGCCACCTGGCTAAGGTCCATGTGCCCCGTGGCGTCCGACACCTGCACGTGGCCAGGACGTcaccatggggccaccacgGAGTCCCTCAGCTGTGCGcagccccgtgtccccctgcaCAGCCACTGCAGCATGTCCCATCCATGCGCAGCCCCAGGGCCACCGTGGTGTCCTGTGGTGAACTTGCCTTGTAGAGGAGAGCTGCCCCTGCATTCCTCTGGTCGGCAACGAtgtcctcctcagggctgcccTCCTGCAAGGTGGGCTTGGGGCCCAGAACCTGCCGGGTGAAGAAATTTGGGCTGTCACAGAGCCACCCCATGGGGACACTCATGTCCCCTCTACTCCCAGCAACGGCATCGGGGCCCTGGTGCACCTCGAGCATCTCAGATGGCTCCTCGCCGTCCACCACGATCTCCAGGCGAGCCTTTCCAGCCCGCTCGCTGTCCCGGATGGCTGCAGCCAGCTCCTGTGCCCTGCTGCGTTCCAGCACGTTGCACCTGACCCCGCACCAGACAAAGAGGGTCCggggacagggagaggaacAGCAGTGATGGAGCCATCCCATGGTGGTCCCCAAGCCACCTCGCCTAGGTTGAGGATGAAGCAGTCACTGGGGTTGAAGCTGGCCCAGGGAGATGCCCCGATGGGGAAACAAACACCCCAACAGATGGATGCTGCAATAgatggacggacagacggacacccAAGTGGACAAATGGATGCCCcaatggatggatggacaccCAGATGGGCAGAAGTCAAACACATCTATGGACAGGGGGATGACCCAACTGATGGATGGGCATCTCAAGAGACAGGCATCCAAGGACAGACAGATGCCCCAGTAGACAGATGACCACCCGGAAGGAAAGACGGACAACCCACTGGACTGATACTCAGAAGGACGGATGGACATCCCAGCAGATAGAGATCCAGAAAACCTGGCAGCCACCCctatggatggatggatgcttCACCAGGCAGATGGACACTCCAACAGATGGACAGCCAGAAGGACAAAGAGCCAACCCTATGGATGAGCAGATGCCCCAGTGACCAGAGGTCAGTTGGACACCCAGAAGaacatcagccagctctttgGATGGGCAGATGCCCCACTGACCAGAAAGACATCCCAACGAACTGGTGGACACCCCAGAGGACAAACGGACACCCAGAAGAACACATTGTGCTTTTACCCTACATCGGGCAAGAAGAGTTAGGGGCCAAGGAGAGGGACAGCAATGACAGAGCCACCTGATGGCCTCCACCCACCTCCCCTACCTCCCCCAGGTCAAGAATGAAGCAGTCGCCAGTGTTGAAGCTGGCCCAGCTCAGGTTCTGCTCGGTCGCCTGGATGTTCTTCTTGCCCTTCACCTGGTAGAGTTTGCGCACGGGGCTGGCGCTGGCACTGGGGCGGATGGGCTTGAAGGCCGAGTCCACGCCACCATCCTGCCGGCACAGGGGTGCTGAGTGCCCAGTGGGGGTCACCAACACCCAAGAagggtgctgagcacccagTGAGGGCTCCCAGCACCCAtcagggatgctcagcacccAGTGGGGGTCACCAACACCCAACAGGGATGCAGAGTGCTTGGTGGGTGCCCAGCACCCAACGGGGATGACAAGCACCCAGAATGGATGCTGAGCACCCAATGGGGATGCTGAGCACCTAAAGGTGATATTGAGCACCCAAAAGGGGTGCTGAGCACATGGTAGAGGCATTGACAATGCAGCAAAGGTGCTAAACACCCATTGTGGATGTTGAGAACCCAGAGGGAATGCTGAGAACCAACCAGGGAGGCTGAGCACCTCCTAGGGACACCCAGCACCCAGTTGGGATCCCACATGCCCAGTGGGGAATAAGCAGAGTGGTGTGGACACAGAGCTCGGTGGGGATGCTGAGCACCAGGAACACCCACCAGGGCTGCCCACCACCCATACCTGGTAGGTGACGCCGTGTGGGAAGTACTCCATGAAGACGTCAGACTCGTTGCCCTGCACCTCACGGTGCGTGATGGGGTGCTCGCCCAGCAGAATGTTAAGTTGGGTGGAGAGGAGGGCGCAGGCACCCTGCTCGTCCCGCGAGGAATCCCGGCCTGTGGCAGAGCCAGTGCTGAGCACCTtggtcccaccaccaccaccaatgTCCCCACCACATGTGCCCCTCCTACCCATTGCTCACCCAGCCAGAGGTGGAGGTGGGCGCGCTCCTCTGGTCCGTTGTGCAGCACCAAGTAGGCGTCCCCGGAGAAGAAAGTGCCCCACGATGCCTTGGGGACCTCCACTGGCTGAAGCTTCTCCACCCGCCAGATGTGCAGCCCCGGGAGGGTGGCAGAGGGGCCAAACGGGGAACTGCTGCCGGGCAAGGGTGGCATAAGCTGGAGGGGTTGAGGGGGTGGAGGGGTGGGGAGCGGGGTGGTACCTTTTGGGGAGCGTGGTGTACATggtgccagggaggtggtgacGGGTGGGTGGATGGACCTGCGGATGGAGGGACACCATGAGATGGAGAGCACAGGAACTGGGGAGCCTGGAGGGCAAAGGGCACCCCAACAGGGAGATGGACATCCTGATGGGGAGACAGACA encodes the following:
- the CAPG gene encoding macrophage-capping protein, which gives rise to MVTACSLIQAWVHPPTRHHLPGTMYTTLPKSSSPFGPSATLPGLHIWRVEKLQPVEVPKASWGTFFSGDAYLVLHNGPEERAHLHLWLGRDSSRDEQGACALLSTQLNILLGEHPITHREVQGNESDVFMEYFPHGVTYQDGGVDSAFKPIRPSASASPVRKLYQVKGKKNIQATEQNLSWASFNTGDCFILDLGETLFVWCGVRCNVLERSRAQELAAAIRDSERAGKARLEIVVDGEEPSEMLEVLGPKPTLQEGSPEEDIVADQRNAGAALLYKVSDATGHMDLSQVAVSSPFSQNLLCSDDCFVLDNGTGGKVYVWKGHKANEQEHQAALKVAEEVIARMGHSPQTQVEILPQGRETPLFKQFFTSWK